One Candidatus Acidiferrales bacterium genomic region harbors:
- the rlmD gene encoding 23S rRNA (uracil(1939)-C(5))-methyltransferase RlmD, giving the protein MRAKIEKLVYGGEGLAHENGETLFVPFVLPGEDVEVQIAERKKKFARGQVRQIIAASADRIQPRCPHFGVCGGCDYQHIPYEMQLHIKEQIFRETLHRLGRIDWQGPVTVHASPPWEYRNRVQWKIRPGASERSGDKSAGTAQIGYFRARSSVLCPVEQCSILSPALFAAFSSLRSALEHGKVSPLVREVETFADASDETLLLNVTCASLPRSSDSIAQDISVAVPSATSILLRDVPGERMALHGPGSLNYRAGGNNFQVGHLSFFQVNRYLVDEVASVVSASAGAGELAFDLYAGTGLFAVGLAEHFSRVEAIESDPASARDLERNAGLSAGIRTHNDTAEGFLSRWKRKRDAASPEAIVLDPPRAGLEEGALRQIIAIRPRRVLYVSCDPSTLARDLAKLCTQAYTLNELHLLDMFPQTYHIESFALLESAP; this is encoded by the coding sequence ATGCGGGCGAAAATCGAAAAACTGGTTTACGGCGGCGAGGGCCTCGCGCATGAAAACGGCGAGACACTTTTTGTCCCTTTCGTGCTCCCCGGCGAAGACGTCGAAGTCCAAATTGCCGAACGGAAAAAGAAATTCGCTCGTGGACAGGTGCGCCAGATCATCGCCGCCTCGGCCGATCGAATTCAGCCCCGCTGCCCGCATTTCGGCGTTTGCGGCGGATGCGATTACCAACACATTCCTTATGAAATGCAACTTCATATCAAGGAACAGATTTTTCGCGAAACCCTGCATCGCCTTGGGCGCATCGATTGGCAAGGGCCGGTCACCGTTCACGCGTCGCCGCCGTGGGAATATCGTAACCGTGTGCAATGGAAGATTCGGCCCGGTGCTTCCGAACGCAGCGGCGATAAAAGCGCCGGCACGGCACAAATCGGTTATTTTCGCGCGCGCTCCAGTGTGCTTTGCCCGGTGGAGCAGTGCTCCATTCTCTCCCCGGCTCTTTTTGCAGCGTTCTCGTCTTTGCGAAGTGCGCTGGAACACGGGAAGGTCTCGCCGCTGGTTCGCGAGGTAGAGACATTTGCTGATGCCAGCGACGAAACGCTCCTGTTAAACGTCACCTGTGCGTCCCTGCCCCGTTCCTCAGATTCAATCGCGCAGGACATTTCCGTGGCAGTTCCTTCCGCGACGAGCATCCTTCTTCGCGATGTCCCCGGCGAGCGGATGGCATTACACGGCCCCGGCTCGCTCAATTACCGCGCTGGTGGAAACAATTTTCAGGTCGGCCATCTTTCATTCTTTCAAGTGAATCGCTATCTTGTTGACGAGGTGGCTTCCGTGGTTTCTGCCTCCGCTGGGGCTGGGGAGCTGGCGTTCGATCTATATGCCGGCACCGGCCTTTTCGCCGTGGGCTTGGCCGAACATTTTTCGCGCGTGGAGGCTATCGAGTCCGATCCTGCGTCGGCGCGCGACCTGGAGCGAAATGCTGGCCTCAGCGCAGGGATCCGAACGCATAATGACACGGCCGAAGGTTTCCTATCTCGCTGGAAGCGCAAACGCGATGCCGCTTCTCCTGAGGCGATTGTTCTCGATCCCCCGCGCGCGGGGCTTGAGGAGGGCGCACTTCGCCAAATCATCGCCATCCGGCCGCGGCGCGTCCTCTATGTTTCCTGCGACCCTTCGACTTTAGCCCGTGATCTCGCAAAACTGTGCACACAGGCGTATACTCTCAATGAACTGCACTTATTAGATATGTTCCCGCAAACGTATCACATCGAATCGTTCGCCCTCCTGGAGTCCGCTCCGTGA
- a CDS encoding DNA internalization-related competence protein ComEC/Rec2 produces the protein MKLPALALALAFACGIAVEPFLPIHLHIWLIAAALSILTGLIFHFCSRWTFTPVLFALAAWFALGGFALRLARLDVSPNDVAHLIASHKIDASEPLRWQGTLREDPEKLPWGLRYTIDLSNVAIAGQAISIQGGLRLTYYSGENDSEPPPMLRAGDALEVLCRARIPRNYQDPGVFDERAFLARQGIELLATLRSPELIQKIASPRISISQRFARVHGDLLTRLDDLYAGDGSRIAVLRAMLLGDRNFVNSDIADNFQRTAAFHVLVLAGLHVGVLAAFIFWLCKLLRLPLPAATLLTILLLAGYVGVVQDRPPILRAALMAAIFLCARLQFRRVALVNTVALAALILLIARPDELFDASFQLSFVAAGVIAGLGLPWVDRTSSHYRRALEHLGDVTRDRLHSPRATQFRLDLRAIVNHAFSKLPRLLALHSESLFTIPVRFGLRIWDLFVLSFSIQLGMMALLAFYFHRVSISGPVSNILAVLLTAVIVPLGFFGLGASYIWYGLGAVIAKVEGVLVGWLLASIGWFSRLPHASWRIPGPPLWVLAAFMAVLASLACLAWTAAQGNRFARETTAANRMRRIAEQLIFALLIGLGFVVAIYPFRPSLAPGRLEATVLDVGQGDSIFVAFPDGQTMLIDGGGAAGTERIGGYQSGIDVGEQVVSPYLWSRGVKKLDVVLLSHAHHDHIDGLFSVLKNFRVGQLWVGRDENAAAYDNLLSQATAEGIPIVHKRQGSSFDWQGIMGQFFWPEDLAEAPAAANNDSVVLRLGDGSIHFLLSGDIEKEAENTLVDEREPLSADFLKVPHHGSKTSSTEEFLDAVAPRVAAISVGKENPYGLPYPATVQRYEEKKINLFRTDRDGALTVSTDGRNLYTSDFARMQKR, from the coding sequence GTGAAGTTGCCGGCGCTTGCCCTTGCGCTGGCGTTCGCTTGCGGCATCGCCGTCGAACCGTTCTTGCCGATCCATTTACATATCTGGTTGATAGCTGCGGCGCTTTCCATCCTTACCGGTCTGATTTTCCATTTTTGTTCGAGATGGACATTTACTCCCGTTCTTTTTGCGCTCGCCGCGTGGTTCGCTCTGGGAGGCTTCGCATTGCGGCTCGCGCGGCTCGATGTATCGCCAAATGACGTCGCGCATCTGATTGCCAGCCACAAAATTGATGCAAGTGAGCCGCTTCGATGGCAAGGGACTCTCCGCGAAGATCCGGAAAAACTGCCGTGGGGCCTGCGCTACACCATCGACCTCAGCAATGTAGCAATCGCCGGGCAGGCCATTTCGATTCAGGGCGGCCTTCGACTGACCTATTACTCCGGCGAGAACGATTCCGAGCCGCCACCAATGTTGCGCGCTGGCGATGCTCTTGAAGTGCTCTGCCGCGCGCGCATACCGCGTAATTACCAAGACCCAGGCGTCTTCGACGAACGCGCCTTCCTGGCACGCCAGGGTATTGAACTGCTCGCCACTCTCCGCAGCCCGGAACTCATACAAAAAATCGCCTCGCCTCGCATATCGATTTCGCAACGATTCGCGCGCGTTCATGGAGACCTGCTTACTCGTCTCGACGACCTTTACGCTGGGGACGGGAGCCGCATTGCTGTTCTCCGCGCAATGCTTTTGGGCGATCGCAATTTCGTAAACTCGGATATCGCCGACAATTTCCAGAGGACCGCAGCGTTCCATGTTCTCGTTCTTGCTGGACTGCACGTCGGCGTCCTCGCCGCTTTCATCTTTTGGCTATGCAAACTGCTGCGGCTGCCCCTTCCCGCCGCCACATTGCTGACGATTCTCCTTCTTGCAGGGTACGTTGGCGTTGTGCAGGACCGTCCACCGATTTTGCGTGCGGCGCTCATGGCGGCAATCTTCTTATGCGCGCGCCTGCAGTTTCGCCGTGTCGCGCTCGTGAATACCGTCGCGCTCGCCGCGCTAATTCTTCTGATCGCACGGCCGGACGAACTCTTTGACGCCAGCTTCCAGCTTTCCTTTGTCGCGGCGGGCGTGATCGCCGGCCTGGGTTTGCCGTGGGTCGATCGCACATCGAGTCACTATCGGCGAGCCCTCGAGCACCTTGGCGATGTCACACGCGATCGTTTGCACTCGCCGCGCGCGACACAATTTCGCCTCGATCTCCGTGCGATCGTAAATCATGCCTTTTCAAAGTTGCCTCGCTTACTGGCTTTGCACAGTGAGTCGCTCTTCACGATTCCTGTGCGATTCGGCTTGCGAATATGGGATCTTTTCGTGCTGTCCTTTTCCATACAGCTCGGGATGATGGCCCTTCTCGCTTTTTACTTTCATCGAGTGAGCATTTCGGGGCCGGTCAGCAATATTCTGGCTGTATTGCTGACCGCTGTGATTGTCCCGCTCGGCTTCTTCGGCCTCGGCGCGAGTTATATTTGGTATGGGCTGGGAGCCGTCATCGCGAAAGTAGAAGGTGTCCTCGTCGGTTGGCTTCTCGCGAGCATCGGCTGGTTCAGCCGGCTACCGCACGCATCCTGGCGGATTCCGGGACCTCCCCTTTGGGTGCTCGCTGCTTTCATGGCAGTTCTTGCATCTCTGGCCTGTCTCGCATGGACAGCAGCACAAGGAAATCGGTTCGCCCGAGAGACGACCGCGGCCAATCGTATGCGGCGAATTGCTGAGCAACTCATATTTGCTTTGCTGATCGGGCTGGGATTTGTCGTAGCCATTTATCCGTTCCGTCCGTCGCTCGCACCGGGCCGCCTTGAAGCAACGGTGCTCGATGTCGGCCAGGGAGATTCAATCTTCGTCGCGTTTCCCGATGGCCAAACCATGCTCATCGACGGTGGCGGTGCAGCCGGAACCGAACGCATCGGGGGCTATCAGTCTGGCATTGACGTTGGCGAACAAGTTGTCTCGCCGTATCTCTGGTCGCGCGGAGTCAAGAAGCTGGATGTCGTCTTGTTGAGCCATGCGCATCACGACCACATCGACGGTCTTTTCTCCGTTCTCAAGAACTTCCGCGTAGGGCAACTCTGGGTTGGACGCGACGAGAATGCAGCCGCCTACGACAACTTGCTTTCGCAGGCCACGGCGGAGGGCATTCCCATCGTGCACAAAAGGCAGGGCAGCAGCTTTGACTGGCAAGGAATCATGGGGCAGTTTTTCTGGCCGGAAGATCTGGCTGAAGCGCCCGCCGCCGCGAACAATGACTCCGTTGTGTTGCGGCTAGGAGACGGATCGATTCATTTCCTATTGTCCGGGGACATAGAGAAAGAAGCGGAAAATACGCTCGTCGACGAGCGCGAGCCTCTATCCGCAGATTTCCTCAAAGTGCCACATCACGGCAGCAAGACTTCCTCGACCGAGGAATTCCTCGATGCCGTTGCTCCTCGTGTCGCTGCCATTTCTGTCGGCAAAGAAAATCCCTACGGCCTTCCTTACCCGGCAACAGTACAAAGGTACGAGGAGAAAAAGATCAATCTATTCCGGACGGATCGAGACGGTGCCCTTACCGTGTCCACCGATGGCCGCAACCTGTACACGAGTGACTTTGCGCGCATGCAGAAGCGCTAA
- a CDS encoding methyltransferase produces MMASATNFWIRWRVRIGYPVALAYLILAKPTARSLVIGGLTGVIGLAIRAWAAGYLRKHEALATSGPYTFTRNPLYFGSVILAAGFVIAGWSVWPGVVVTLYLALFYPAVMRREESELQGHYGEVFTEYAAQVPLFWPRLAPHRSPARRESFSSKLYLRNREYQAIMGFFFGLVLLWAKMHWIH; encoded by the coding sequence ATGATGGCCTCGGCGACGAATTTCTGGATTCGCTGGCGCGTGCGCATTGGCTATCCGGTTGCGCTCGCATACTTGATTCTTGCGAAACCAACCGCGCGGTCATTGGTGATTGGCGGCTTGACCGGCGTAATTGGGCTCGCGATACGAGCTTGGGCCGCGGGATATCTTCGCAAGCATGAAGCGCTGGCCACAAGCGGCCCCTATACATTTACGCGCAATCCTCTCTATTTTGGCAGCGTAATTCTCGCTGCTGGTTTTGTGATTGCTGGTTGGTCGGTCTGGCCCGGAGTTGTCGTCACCTTATATTTAGCGTTGTTCTATCCAGCTGTGATGCGGCGCGAAGAATCGGAATTGCAGGGACATTATGGTGAAGTGTTCACGGAATACGCCGCGCAAGTTCCGCTTTTCTGGCCAAGACTCGCGCCTCATCGTTCGCCCGCGAGACGTGAGTCGTTCTCCTCGAAGCTCTACCTTAGGAACCGGGAATACCAAGCAATCATGGGTTTTTTCTTCGGACTGGTGCTGCTTTGGGCAAAGATGCATTGGATTCACTGA
- a CDS encoding glycosyltransferase family 9 protein — MPEERFLILRMSALGDIVHALPAVAALRDSFPRAEIDWLVDSKFSSILAGNPDVNRVVGMNRSNRRDVIAGIKRLRAAGYTTALDFQSLYRSAILGYLSGAPRRIGFDADYSRERGAALFYTQKVTPSRKHVVDQNIELAECAGARTQSIRFPLRVSPEAEAHVECTLAAHAVKDYFVLSPGGGWGSKCWPAERYGTLHRALTERYGWRGVISFSPAERQLAEIVRHEAGSPGPVVELFDLPQLMALLRGARFLVAADTGPLHLASALGTPVVGLYGPTDPARNGPYDANDIVVRNAAAEETTYRRNKAPASSMLSITVEQVADAVERRLRNR; from the coding sequence ATGCCTGAGGAGCGCTTCCTCATTTTGCGCATGAGTGCGCTGGGAGACATTGTCCACGCGCTTCCAGCCGTCGCGGCGCTGCGCGACTCGTTTCCGCGAGCGGAAATCGACTGGCTTGTTGATTCCAAGTTTTCGTCAATCCTTGCAGGCAATCCGGACGTCAATCGTGTGGTCGGAATGAATCGGAGTAACCGGCGAGATGTGATCGCCGGGATCAAGCGATTGCGCGCCGCGGGTTACACAACGGCGCTGGATTTTCAGTCGTTGTACCGCTCCGCAATCCTCGGATATCTTTCCGGTGCTCCGCGACGCATCGGTTTTGACGCCGACTATTCGCGCGAGCGGGGTGCCGCGCTTTTTTACACGCAGAAAGTGACCCCAAGCCGAAAACATGTGGTCGATCAAAATATAGAGCTCGCGGAATGCGCGGGCGCCAGAACACAAAGCATTCGATTCCCACTTCGTGTTTCCCCGGAAGCGGAAGCGCATGTCGAATGCACGCTCGCTGCACACGCAGTGAAGGACTATTTTGTTCTTTCGCCGGGTGGCGGCTGGGGCTCGAAATGCTGGCCAGCGGAGCGTTATGGCACGCTGCATCGTGCGCTGACTGAGCGTTATGGCTGGCGAGGAGTGATCAGTTTCAGTCCTGCCGAGCGCCAACTGGCGGAGATTGTTCGGCACGAAGCCGGCTCGCCCGGGCCGGTTGTCGAATTGTTTGACCTGCCCCAGTTGATGGCGCTTCTTCGCGGCGCAAGGTTTCTTGTCGCAGCGGATACCGGCCCGCTGCATCTTGCCTCTGCATTGGGAACACCTGTGGTTGGTCTTTACGGCCCGACGGACCCGGCGCGAAACGGTCCTTACGACGCGAACGACATTGTCGTGCGAAATGCCGCAGCAGAAGAGACAACGTACCGCCGGAACAAGGCGCCTGCGAGCTCGATGCTGTCGATCACGGTTGAGCAAGTGGCGGACGCAGTCGAGCGCCGTCTGAGGAATCGATGA
- a CDS encoding adenylyltransferase/cytidyltransferase family protein gives MNTRAKILSRAELVKRFEEHRRKGQRTVLANGCFDVLHAGHVRYLEGARREGDVLAVAINSDSSMRLLKGPGRPILPAQARAELVAALRAVDYVVIFPEPDVRSLLRELRPDVHTKGTDYTAETVPEREESVRLGIRIAIVGDPKQHSTRDLVARIRDAGHA, from the coding sequence ATGAACACTCGTGCAAAAATTCTCTCTCGTGCTGAATTAGTGAAGCGATTCGAGGAGCATCGGAGAAAAGGCCAGCGCACGGTGCTTGCGAATGGCTGTTTCGATGTTCTGCATGCCGGGCACGTGCGATATCTCGAAGGAGCGCGGCGGGAGGGAGACGTTCTTGCTGTTGCGATCAATTCGGATTCCAGCATGCGACTGCTGAAAGGGCCTGGCAGGCCGATTCTTCCGGCGCAAGCACGCGCAGAGCTCGTCGCGGCGCTTCGCGCGGTGGATTACGTGGTCATTTTTCCCGAGCCGGATGTGCGCTCGCTTCTGCGCGAGCTTCGCCCGGATGTCCACACAAAGGGGACTGATTACACCGCAGAAACTGTTCCCGAACGAGAAGAATCTGTGCGATTGGGCATCCGGATTGCGATTGTCGGCGATCCCAAGCAGCATTCGACGCGCGATCTTGTTGCTCGCATTCGCGACGCAGGCCATGCCTGA
- a CDS encoding PfkB family carbohydrate kinase, translating into MSGRREPSAAGGRAPDLSRLLDLVAAFPRQRIVVLGDFVVDEYVTGEISRVSREAPVLILRHRQTEIVPGGGANAVNNLIDLGARVLPVGVVGDDASGEALLAYFRRKCADVSGIIRARGWATTTKTRFLARWTHTARQQVLRVDHEPNGTLPGGVALEIMRKARARIAKSDATIVSDYGAGSVTPELLKGMRWKIATLDSRYRMLDYRGARFTAATPNEPEIEAVYQTQIGNDRRKLELLGQEALRTLGLQALLVTRGKDGMVLFERSKPPHEIGVYGNADAVDVTGAGDTVIAVFTLALAAGASFAEAAHLANYAGGIVVMKRGTATVTRVELEAAVRGEATARQ; encoded by the coding sequence TTGAGCGGGCGCCGAGAGCCTTCTGCGGCTGGTGGGCGCGCGCCGGATCTGTCGCGTTTACTCGACCTCGTCGCCGCTTTTCCGCGACAGCGAATTGTTGTTCTCGGCGATTTTGTTGTTGATGAATACGTGACGGGAGAAATCTCGCGCGTGTCTCGCGAGGCGCCCGTCCTGATTTTGCGCCATCGGCAAACGGAAATTGTCCCGGGCGGCGGCGCGAATGCGGTGAACAATCTGATTGATCTCGGTGCTCGAGTTTTGCCGGTGGGTGTTGTTGGCGACGATGCTTCCGGGGAGGCGTTGCTCGCCTATTTTCGGCGAAAGTGTGCTGATGTTTCCGGGATCATTCGCGCGCGCGGATGGGCGACCACGACGAAAACGCGTTTTCTGGCGCGCTGGACCCATACGGCACGGCAACAGGTATTGAGAGTCGATCATGAGCCAAACGGAACATTGCCCGGCGGCGTAGCACTCGAAATCATGCGCAAAGCGCGCGCTCGCATTGCCAAATCGGACGCCACGATTGTTTCCGATTACGGGGCTGGCTCAGTGACGCCCGAATTGCTGAAGGGAATGCGATGGAAAATCGCAACGCTAGATTCACGGTATCGGATGCTCGATTATCGTGGCGCGCGGTTTACCGCGGCAACACCCAACGAGCCGGAGATTGAGGCGGTGTATCAAACGCAAATCGGCAACGACCGGCGGAAACTGGAATTGCTGGGCCAAGAGGCTTTGCGAACACTTGGTTTACAAGCGCTGCTCGTGACGCGAGGCAAAGACGGCATGGTGCTTTTCGAGCGATCGAAGCCGCCCCATGAGATTGGCGTTTATGGAAATGCAGATGCTGTGGACGTGACCGGGGCGGGAGACACGGTGATCGCTGTTTTCACACTGGCGCTCGCGGCGGGCGCATCATTCGCCGAAGCCGCGCATCTCGCCAACTATGCTGGCGGCATCGTCGTGATGAAGAGAGGCACGGCGACCGTGACGCGGGTCGAGCTGGAAGCAGCCGTGCGCGGCGAGGCCACAGCGCGCCAATGA
- a CDS encoding HAD family hydrolase — MSSAERKRPAVFLDRDGTIAEEMGYANHLSRFTIFPFAARAIRRLNEAGIPVIVVTNQSGVARGFFPESLVQEMHKKMKAELAAGGAHVEGIYYCPHIRDDNCDCRKPLPGMLTRAAHEHGLDLGASSLVSDRYDDILMAHSVGSSGVLVLSGYGRGEYQWKKDGWLRQPDHVVENLAEAVDIILGDMR, encoded by the coding sequence ATGTCTAGCGCGGAACGCAAGCGGCCTGCGGTCTTCCTGGATCGCGACGGAACAATCGCCGAGGAGATGGGCTACGCGAATCACTTGAGCCGGTTCACGATTTTTCCCTTTGCGGCTCGCGCCATTCGCAGGCTGAATGAAGCGGGGATTCCCGTCATCGTCGTCACGAATCAGTCCGGGGTCGCGCGAGGATTTTTCCCGGAATCGCTGGTCCAGGAGATGCATAAAAAAATGAAAGCGGAACTTGCCGCCGGCGGCGCGCATGTCGAGGGGATTTATTATTGCCCGCACATCCGCGATGACAATTGCGACTGCCGCAAGCCCCTGCCGGGAATGCTGACGCGGGCGGCGCATGAGCACGGTTTGGATCTAGGTGCGTCGTCATTAGTGAGCGATCGCTACGATGACATTCTGATGGCTCACTCCGTTGGTTCCAGCGGGGTATTGGTTCTCAGCGGATATGGCCGCGGCGAATACCAATGGAAAAAAGACGGCTGGCTGCGGCAGCCAGATCACGTAGTGGAAAATCTGGCTGAGGCTGTTGATATCATCCTCGGAGATATGCGTTGA
- the waaF gene encoding lipopolysaccharide heptosyltransferase II, whose amino-acid sequence MKILVRATNWVGDAVMCIPALEAIRARWPQAEIAILARRWVGDIYSGQAFADRVIVQDVSPRNPFLVEGMARTLRRERFDCAILFQNAFSAAWLAWRAGIAQRIGYARDGRSFLLTQAIAVPGKNEIPAHESYYYLELLRRAGWIEKLPEIAEIRLELAPGASEAAESRLLQAGVKSKAIRIAIAPGAAYGSAKCWLPERFAEVADALIGEFAADVILFGTTSEAEVCGKIAARMRHRPVNLAGQTPIGELPALFSRCQLFLGNDSGAIHVAAAVGVPVVAIFGPTDPEGTSPVTLKRSLVRHPVSCSPCFLRECPIDHRCMTRVEVAGVHAAAVKWLEKAHHV is encoded by the coding sequence ATGAAGATTCTGGTGCGGGCGACGAATTGGGTCGGCGACGCAGTAATGTGCATTCCGGCTCTGGAGGCCATTCGCGCAAGGTGGCCGCAAGCAGAAATCGCGATTCTCGCGCGGCGTTGGGTTGGCGATATCTACAGTGGTCAGGCGTTTGCTGATCGCGTAATTGTGCAGGACGTTTCTCCGCGGAATCCGTTTTTAGTTGAAGGTATGGCTCGCACTCTGCGCCGCGAGCGCTTCGATTGCGCGATTCTCTTTCAGAATGCATTTTCAGCAGCGTGGCTGGCGTGGCGAGCCGGTATTGCACAACGCATCGGATATGCACGCGATGGTCGCAGCTTTCTTCTGACGCAGGCGATCGCGGTGCCGGGCAAGAACGAAATTCCAGCGCACGAGTCGTATTACTATCTGGAGCTGCTTCGCCGCGCGGGGTGGATCGAGAAACTTCCGGAAATTGCAGAAATCCGTTTGGAATTGGCTCCCGGCGCAAGCGAGGCTGCGGAATCGCGCCTCCTGCAAGCGGGCGTGAAATCGAAAGCGATTCGAATCGCCATCGCCCCGGGCGCAGCATACGGTTCCGCAAAATGCTGGCTTCCGGAACGTTTCGCCGAAGTCGCAGATGCTCTGATTGGTGAGTTCGCAGCGGATGTGATACTTTTCGGTACGACTTCAGAAGCTGAGGTTTGCGGAAAAATCGCCGCCCGAATGCGCCATCGCCCAGTCAATCTTGCCGGCCAGACGCCGATCGGAGAACTTCCCGCGCTGTTTTCTCGTTGCCAGCTTTTTCTTGGAAATGACTCTGGAGCGATACATGTCGCGGCAGCAGTGGGCGTGCCCGTCGTCGCAATTTTCGGGCCGACAGATCCTGAAGGAACATCCCCTGTGACGCTGAAGCGGTCGTTGGTTCGCCATCCGGTTTCCTGTAGCCCCTGTTTTCTTCGCGAATGTCCCATAGATCATCGTTGCATGACCCGCGTTGAAGTAGCGGGCGTCCATGCGGCAGCGGTGAAGTGGCTGGAGAAGGCGCATCATGTCTAG
- the lpxK gene encoding tetraacyldisaccharide 4'-kinase, whose translation MTPGQALLWPFSVAYGAGGRLWASCYRTGIFRQKRLKGAVVSVGNLTVGGTGKTPMVVWLAKRFSAAGVKTAVLCRGYRPLPHGTALADSSGIAEGWNDEAALLHQRLGPAVEIGANANRYAKGRDLESSGVKCFVLDDGFQHLQLARDVDIVMIDATNPFGGGHVILAGRLREPTSALRRADIVVITRSDHAPAVEAVIRRHSNAPIFYAQTELVSLEVRGLMGSLVEKFRPEGKKFFAFCGIGNPGAFLSDLKSWGFSIVGHANFRDHHLYTKHDLADLEARAMAAGADALICTEKDIYDLTSLKTERIPICFCRISLRFNDEDALWRTIVDAIHRKKPGVLQ comes from the coding sequence GTGACGCCGGGTCAAGCGCTGCTGTGGCCTTTTTCCGTCGCATACGGCGCAGGCGGGCGTCTTTGGGCATCGTGCTATCGGACGGGAATCTTTCGGCAGAAGCGGCTCAAGGGCGCGGTTGTCAGCGTGGGAAACCTTACTGTCGGCGGCACGGGGAAGACGCCGATGGTAGTGTGGCTGGCGAAAAGATTTTCCGCCGCGGGAGTGAAGACGGCAGTCTTATGCCGTGGCTACAGGCCTTTGCCGCACGGAACTGCGCTTGCAGATAGCTCCGGAATTGCTGAAGGTTGGAATGATGAAGCCGCGCTGCTTCATCAGAGGCTAGGCCCTGCGGTTGAGATTGGAGCGAATGCCAATCGCTATGCAAAAGGAAGAGATCTCGAAAGCAGCGGCGTGAAATGCTTTGTTCTCGACGACGGATTTCAGCATCTGCAATTGGCGCGCGATGTCGATATCGTGATGATTGACGCGACGAATCCGTTTGGCGGCGGGCACGTTATCCTGGCGGGACGCCTGCGTGAACCGACCTCTGCACTGCGGCGCGCGGACATCGTTGTCATTACGCGCAGCGATCATGCTCCGGCGGTTGAGGCAGTGATTCGTCGGCACAGTAATGCGCCGATCTTTTATGCCCAGACAGAGTTGGTTAGCCTCGAAGTGCGCGGGTTGATGGGAAGTTTAGTCGAGAAGTTTAGGCCCGAGGGGAAGAAGTTCTTCGCTTTTTGCGGCATCGGGAACCCAGGAGCGTTCTTAAGTGATCTTAAGAGCTGGGGATTTTCCATCGTGGGCCATGCGAATTTTCGCGACCACCATCTCTATACGAAACACGATCTGGCGGACCTTGAGGCCCGTGCCATGGCCGCGGGGGCTGACGCGCTGATCTGCACAGAAAAAGATATCTACGACTTAACGTCGCTAAAGACCGAGCGCATTCCGATCTGCTTCTGTAGAATCTCGCTGCGTTTCAACGACGAAGACGCGTTGTGGCGCACGATTGTGGACGCGATTCATCGCAAGAAACCCGGTGTGCTGCAATGA